In the genome of Thermoproteus tenax Kra 1, the window GCGCCTCCACGAGGGGCGCAGGGCGGTTGTGTTCGCCGGCCCGCCCGTGGCCTTTCTGGCTACGTTGTTTTTCGCCCGAGGCGATCTCCTGGGGGCATTCGCCGGGGCGCTCGCCTACTCTCTCGCCACATCTTATGCAGACATTGTGGCCAAGGCGGAGGCCGTACGGATGAGCTCGGGAGGCAGGGCGACGGCCCTCGGAGCGGTCAACGCGGCGTTCGGGCTCGGCTATATAGCGGCCGGCGGCATATACGGCTATCTACTCCAAGAGGGCCTCCTGGCTTGGGCCCCGGCGGCGTCCCTCTGTCTGGCCGCCGGCTCCTTCCTGTTCGCCTACCTCTCCCTGCGGAGTCTATAGACTCCCTCCTCTATCTTTTGGAGTCTGTACGTCCCAGCCCTCGTCTCCACCACTATCTCTCTGGGCCATCTCGACATGTCCACCCTCAAGACGCCCAAGCCCTCGAACAGAGCGCGCACCTCCCCCTCCCTTACGTCCTCATGTATCAATACGGCGAAGCCGTCGGCCCCCCTCGCCAGCGCTTGTGAGGCCTCCTTGACGTCGTCCCCGTTAGTTATATCGTATATGCTCCTGTAGTATTCCTCTCCCACGGACAGACAAAGAATCCCCGTTAAAAAGATCTCCGGGATCTTTTGTATGGCCAGAAGATATTGCCCGGTGTGCAAGAGGGCCGTAGAAGAGGAGATAGTCAGAAGGGAGAACTTGGTCATCAAACGTTGCCCCAACTGCGGCCACGTTTTTGCGCAGTACGAGGTGCGGAGGGCCGCGGCCAAATGAGTCTGCCCCGCATCGTAGGCGTCGTCCATCTGCCGCCGCTCCCCGGATCCCCCAGATACTCAGGCGACTTTTCCTCAATAGTCGAGTTCGCCGTAGAGAACGCCAGGCGTCTCGAAGACGCAGGCTTCGACGGAATCATCCTGGAGAACTTCAACGATGCCCCCTTCAAGCCGAGGGCCCGCGACCCCGAGACTATAGCCGCCATGGCCATCGCCGCTAGGGAGGTCCGGAGGGCGGTCTCAGTCCAGCTCGGCGTAAACATACTCAGAAACTCAGGGCCTGAGGCCGCCGCCGTCGCTTCCCTTTCGGGCGCGTCCTTCATTAGGGTCAATGCCCTGTGCGAGGTAGTCTCAGCGCCCGAGGGTCTGTTGGAGCCTGTGGCCAGAGAGATCGCCGAGGTGCAGGCGAGGCTGAAGAGCGCCGTCAAGATCCTAGCCGACGTGCACGTGAAACACGGATGGCCTCTCCACGGGAGACCTCTGCGGGAGGTCGCCGAGGATTGCGCCGAGAGGGGAGGGGCCTCCGCCGTCGTAGTCTCGGGCGGCAGGACGGGCCTTCCCCCCGAGCCGTCGCAATTGGCTGAGCTGGCCGGGGCAGGTCTGCCCGTCTACGTAGGGAGCGGCACTACGCCCGACAACCTCAAGTCGTTCAGAGGAGCGTACGGCTTTATAGTCGGCACTTATCTAAAGGACGAGCGAGGGCGCATAGACCCCAAAAAGGCGAAGATATATGTGGAGGCGGCGCGGGACGCCTTGGGCCTAGGCCGTGGCTGACGGCGCCTCCTCCAGATACCACTCGAGTATCATGTCGTGCGCGTCGGCGAGACGCATGGCGGCTTTATAGGCCTTCCTCCAGCTCTCGTATTCCCCGGCCAGCTCCCAACCGGCGTCTAAAAGGTCGAGGTCCTCCTCCCTCCCGGTCACGAGGATCCTCCAGCCCTTGTGGTCGATCAAGACGCGGAACATGTATACGGGAAGTAAACAGGTATTTAAAGCCCTCAGGTAGAATAACGAATTCTCCTTCCGACTACATTGAAAGTTTCTGAGACGTCTTTGGGGCTCCGAGGATTTAAATAGGCTTATTGAAGTATACGTGGACCCGTTGGAGGACCTGCGGCGCAAGTTCCCCGGGAAGCCGCGCAGCTGGCTCAAGAGGGCGTTGGAGAGGCTGGGCGACGTCAGCGAGGAGAGAGGCTACTACGTCGTGAGGGGCAGGCCCGAGCTTGGGGACAGATATCCGGCCTACCACGTGTGGTGGTCTGAGTCGGAGAGGCGGTGGATCTGCACTTGTTATCTGACCGAGTGGGGGACGAGGAGGGCGCGCGGCGTGTGTACCCATGTGGCGGCCGTGATCCTCTACAGAGAGCATAAGGGGGCTCTGAGGAGGGCCGGGAGAGTCTATCTGGCCACCGGCGTAGTCAAATGTAGGGAGAGGCCGAGGGCCCAGGGAGAGGCGCTCGTTAGACAGATCCCGGGGAGGACTCTGTTGGACTACGCCGAGCCACAGTGGAAGATCGCCGTGATCTCTGGGCAGGATTCCGCCGAGGTTGAATGCGGAGGCAGAAGGATCGTGCTCAAGGGCGTGGAGATGGACTACGCCCAAGCCAGAGCCCTCGCGGAGGAGTTCCTAGGAAGCTGAACGGGCGTGGCGGGCCCGGCCAGAGTGCTCAAGCTCTCCCTCTACTATATGTTGCAGAGCTATTCTAAGCAGGCGTTGGCGTTCATTCTGGCGTCCACGGTCGCGGCCGCGCTCCCCCAAGCGCTGACGCCTCCGGCCTACCGAGGGGATCTAGCGAAGGCGCTTCTGCCCGCGATGGCGGCGCTCTTAACTGTGGTGGCCGCCATATCCGTCTTTACGTCGGCGGCGGCCTTCAAAGCCGACGTGGACTTCATCTATTCTACGCCGGCCGACCCCAGGGAGGTCTACTCGGCGAGGATCATAGGCGGGGCTCCGCTCTACGCCGCCTTTATGCTCTCCTATACCTTCTCCGCCGTAGACGTGGGAAACGCCGTGTGGTACGCAGTCGCCCTGGTTTCTCTATCCCTTGCGTTCTCGGCCGCCGGGGCCAACGCAGCCCTCCTCTCCCCAGCCGGCCGCGCGCTCTCGTTGTTGCCGCTGGCCATAGCCTCGGCGCTCGTCTACCTCAGCCCCGAGATATCGCCTTTATACGGCTTGGCCGCTCCGGCGCCCCTCTATTCGGCTTATGCGGCCGGCCTTTTCGGAGCCTATCTACTGGCAGCGCCTTGGAGGACTATAGAGGAGCTGTCGCGCAACGCCTACGGAGTGCTCGGGCAAGAGCCTCAGACAGGCGAAAGTAAGTCCAGATTACCAGACAGCTTCTGGGGCGTGGTCTGGACTACGACTGTCCGGGCCCCCTTCACGGCTAGGGCGAGCGCGCGGGGCACCGTCGTGATATACCAACGGACCTTCAACGCGCTGAAGTATCTGACCCCTGCGTCTCTCGCAGGCGCAACGGCCTATCTGGTCGCCGCCCTCTGGACTAAACACTACGCGGCCTCGTCAGTTATGGCGGCCTACGTAGTCTACATGGCCTTTGCTTCAGCCGCCGCTTTGGGTGTGGCAAACGAGAGGCTGTGGATAAGTCTGGCGGCCGATCCGCTCAGATATCTACGATATAGGGCTCTGGCCAGGACGCTCCTCTCCGCTTTAGTCCTCTCGCCATGGATAGCCGCCTTCGCGCTGGCGTCCCTCCTCTATCCGCCCGCCCTCTACCTCTCGGCGTTTTTGGCCTCGTCTGTGCTAGTGTTGCCCTCTCTGAGCTGGATAGCGGCCGCCTACTCCGGCATCCCCCAGATCAGAGAGCTGGGGCTTGCCCAGAGGCCCCAGAGGATCTCCCTCAGGAATCTGCTCATGGTCGCCACTATAGTTTTGTTCATGGCTCTGAACATAGCCCCCTTCTTTCTATCGGCTATTGCGTATTCGGCGGACGCCTTCAGAGGCCTCAGCTCAGCCGCCGAGGTCTACGCCGCGGTCTCCCTCGCCGCCTCCCTCTTGGCGTTCTGCCTCCTCGTCTGTTCGGAGGCCGGGAGGCCCGTGTGGATGTGGGCGGTCAACAAGCTGTCGGAGAACGGCTACGTTTGAGGCTCTCTCTGCGGCCTTCCGCTCGCTCTAGAGGGCGGGGCTTATAAACTTGCGCGCTTCAATGCCACGTGATAAGGCACATTATGCTCTCCTCGAGGTTTCTGGACGCCCTCTTGAGGGGCGAGAAGAGGTCGACGATACGCCCGGGCGCGTTGAAAGTGGCCGAGGAGGTCTACATACACAGCAGGGGGGTTATAGCGGCTGCGGCCAAGGTGGAGAGAGTAGTCTACAAGAGGGTCCGCGATCTGACGGACGAGGACGCCAGAATGGACGGCTTCGGCAGCCTGGAGGAGCTTTTGGCCGAGCTCAAGAGGAGGTACAGACGCCTCGGGCCCGACAGCATTGTTACAGTCGTGGTCTTCGGCGAAGTGAGGCCGCTCAATGAGCCCGAGGAGACCGCCTATGGGGGGATGCGCCCCGAGCAGATAGCGAGGTTGGCCCTAAAGAGGCTCAGATTGAGCAGACGCGAGAGGGAGCTCTTGGAGGCAGTGGCCAAGTACAAGAGCATAAGGAGGGCGGCCGCGGCCCTCTTCGGAGATCCGCAGGAGAGGAGAGCCATCAGAGAGACGTTAAAAAGGGCGGCGAGAGAGCTAAGACGTGGAGGCTTGGCGGAGGAAGCAGGAGGCGCTGAGGAGGCTGAGGGAGCTTCTGAAGGACGTCGGAAGGGCCGAGAGAGACCACCACGCTAGGAGGCCCCCGAGGCCCTGTGGGATAACTGTCCACACCGGCGTCGGCTGCCCGCTGGCTTGTGCGTACTGCTATATATACGACATGGGGTTCCCCGGCGCCGTCAAGCCCTATCCTCTCGCGCCCCTCGAGATGGCCTACGCGTTGGCCGCCAACCCATATGTCGCCGTGGGAGAGCGGGGCACCCTTGTGGCCGTGGGCTCGGTCACTGAGCCGTTCCTCCCAGAGACGAGGGGGTTGGCGCTTGGATATATCGCGGCCATCGCCGAGAGCCTCGGGAACCCCATCCAAGTCTCCACCAAGTATCCTCCGCCGGCCGAGTTGGCTAGGTACTCAGCGGACGTGCTCATCAGCGTCACTGACGCCGAGGGGAGGCTTGAGCCCAGAGCGCCTAAGCCCGTCGAGAGGATCAAGGGAGCTGAGGAGCTGATAAAGAGGGGAGGCTCCGTCGCCCTCTTCGTCAGGCCCGTGGTCCCGGGCGTCACCGACCGCGACATAGAGCGTCTGCTCGCGCTGGCTTGGGACGCCGGCATTAGGCGGGTTATATTCGGCACACTGAGGGTCACCAGCGGCATAGCCGCCAGGCTGAGGCCTTCGGAGTCGATATCTCCCCCTACGCTCCGCCCAGGCTGGAGAGGAGGAGCAGATCCCGATAAAATATCCCAAGGCCAAGCTGGTCGAGGCGGCCGAGAGGTGGGGCTTCGAGGTCCTGCCCGCCTCTTGTGCCTCGAACGTGTTGGCCCACGGCCAGACTTGTGCGCTCTGCAGCTGGGGGCCGTGCGGCGGAGTTCCGAGAGTCGATGTAGAAGACGTGAGGGACTACCTAGAGGCCAGAGGGTACAGAGGGGCCGACCCCAGCTTCGACGGCAGAAGGGTGTCGGTGAAGGTGAGGCTGAGGAGGGAGGACAAAGTCTTCTTGGAACAAGCCCTGAGGGTTCCCGTCGTCGGCCAGGGGAGGGCGCCCCGACCGTCCTAGATGGGCTCCGCCGTCACGAGGCGAATTTAGCTCTACACTTCGGCACCTCCTGGGCCACTATCTTCAAAAGCCTCTCTCTGTCGGCCTTCGCCAGACATCTGGACATGAGGGCGTCCACATATACGGCCTCAAATTCATCCAACTCCTTCACGTATCTGTGGATGAGCCTCCTTGAGAGCGGCGGTATGTTGAGGGATTTGACCAGGGCCTTGGCGTCCCCCATTAAGTTGCCTCTCGGCACCACGTGGATCAGCCCCCTCTGGGCCAAGAGGGGGGCCTCGGCGGCCTCCCCAGAGAGCATCCTCAGGGCCGTGAGCCTGTCCAATCTGTCCAAGAGGGGCCTTGCGCCAAACGCGGGCGGTATGCCGGCCTTTGCCTCGGGGTAGCAGATGTAGACGTCAGGAGGAGCTATGACCAAGTCCGCCCAGAGCGCAATCTCCATCCCGATGCCCACCGCAGACCCGTTCAGGACCACGAACACCGGCTTCGCCGACGACGCCATTAGGGCGAAGAGGGACTTGATGGCTCTGACCGTCTCCCTGACAGAGTCGTAGTCGTCCCCCAGATTGACCCAGTCTATGCCGGCTGTGAAGTAGGCGCCTCCCATAGCGGTTATGACTACCTTGTCCACGTTCGGGTCTTGGCTGGCCAACATGAGCGCCGAAGTCAATTGAACGAGCACGTCCCTATTGATGCGGTTGAACTCGCCGTTGTCTACGGCTATAACGCCGATCCCCTCTTCGTTCCATATTTTGACTCTATTGAAGAATTTCTCCATGGAAAAAATGGATTTCTACTCTATATAGGTGACGTAGAAGTAGGATAACAACGCTGCCGACAAATCTATCAAAGCGCCGCCCCAAGCGATCCCTATATAGGGCGCTTGGGTTGCTGGATTCAACGCAAACGACAGCGCGGCCAACACCACGGCGAAGATGCCGCTTATGTAGCCGAAGTACTCAGCCGCCTTCTTGTAGGGCCAGCCGGAGCCCTTCACCCTAGGCGCCAGCTTGAGGGCGCCCGCCTCTTTGGCTCTGCGCCACACGAGATGTGCGGCGTACATGCCGACGAAGATTATCACTGGAGGCGGCAGTATAGTGATGAGGATCCAGGATGGCTCTACGGGCACGCCGGGCTGTATGGCGCCCCATAGGCTGAGCTCGATCACCCACGCCAACCCCGTTAAATACAAGGCGGTTATCCAAGGTCTGTCCAACGGGTGGAGCGCATCGCCTCTGTCTATCAAGGGGGTGAGCAATAAGATTATCAGAGGAATGAAGACGGCCATGACTATATCTGTGCCTAGGCCGAAGGGCATATCGGCCATCTTATAGATGAACAAGAAGAACCACGGCGGATAGGCTGGGAAGCCGGCGGCTTGGGGACTCGTCGGCGAGGGACCTGGATACGGCGAGAACAACACAGGCGTGGCGTTGACTATGCCGGGGAGCTGGAGGAATGAGGGCACGAACAATATAATGCCCCAGGTCAAGAACACGATGCCCGTCATAAAGATGAAGTTCCTGGGCCACCACGGCTTTATCCTAGGGTCGTTCCTCTGAAGAACGGCCGGGGCCTTGTAACCCACCTCGGCTGGCTCCGGCGCGAAGCCGTTCTGCTCCGCCAGATAGAAGTGGAGCACGAAGAAAAGTATGATCGCGGCGGCGAGGATTATATGCCAGCCGAGGAACCTCAGATAGGTCGCAGCGCTTCCGCCTGCGCCGAATATGACGGGTATCAGCCCGCTTAACCCAATGGACGAAACTACGGCTTTGCCCACATCTACGGCGTCCACCGACAACACATCGCCGGTCAGAGAATAGCCCAGGAAGGCGGTGCCTAGGGTTATGGCAAATAGCAATACGCCGAGGACCCACTGGGCCCCCCTAGGACGTTTGTAGTTGCCTCGGAAGAACTCGTAGAGGCCGTGTATATAGACGGCGAAGATCATTATATATGCTCCATAGAGATGGGAGGGGAGCAGTATTTTGCCGAACGGGATGTTGCCCAAGATGTACATAGTGGACTGATAGGCGCTTGCCGGCTCATAGTACAACATCAACAACAGCCCTGTTATCGCCTGCCAAATTAGGGCCGATGTAGCTATGGCCCCGAGCCAGTACTCTATGCTGAACATGTAGTCTGGCACCCCCATAAACGGCACATCTCTGAGGTGGAACACATCGGCGATCCAGTCGGAGATCCTCTCTATCAAGCCGCGCCTCTGGGACATAGCCTATCCAAGCGCAGGGTTCTGATAGAAGTTGACTACGGTCTGAGTGCCTTTGATCGGAGTGCCTCCCTGCAGATCGCCCACTGGATTGTTCACTACTTCCTGCGTTGGATTAGTGAAGCCAGGATGGCCGAAGACGACAGGTCCGATCATCCCGACGGCGTATAGCTGGTCCGTTGAGGGATCCCACTGGAGTATCACGGCGGGGAGCGGCGCTACAGCCGGGCCCGTTATGACGGCTCCGCCCTTGTACGGATCATACGTCGAGCCGTGGCAGTTGCAGTGGAGGACTCTGTCCATAGGGCCCTTGATTGTGATGGCCTTGCGTCCCGGCGGATAGAAGGTCATCTCGGGGAAGGTACAGCCGGCGTGTTGACATATAGCGCTGTAGGCCACTATGGACTTGTGGGGCCCCACGCCGCCTGGGAACGTATACGTGGCGCCAGTCTGAGGCACTGTCACTTTGACGGGGGGTACTGCCACCGGATTGTTGTTCTCATCGCCTAGATTTAGCAAGAAGACCGGCTCGTTGCTCAAGGGATAGTTGAACATGGCGATCTTCGGCTGGGCGTTCACAGGTATATCCGAGGCCTTGATCGGGTTGCCGTTTTCATCGACCAACAACAGCTTGGGGAACTCCGAGATGCTCTCTATAGGCGGCATCAAAAACTCCAGCCCCCTCAAAAGCCCCACGGTGACGCTTAGGCCCGCCAGAAGTATTATCCCCTGGAGCAGCCTGCGCCTCGACTCGTCTACGGGCAGACCCTGAGAGGTATTTGTACCCTCCATTAGCTCTTCTCCTCAATCAAATATTTTTAAATATTTTTCTAAATTAATTAGAAAAAAATGATATAAATATAGAAAAGGTACTTGTCCTATTCTCTTCCTAATCGTTTCCTATTAAATCAGATTAAAATAAAGATTTAATTCAAATTTTTCTATTGTTTATCTGGAAATTTTTAAATATCGAATTTACTATATAACATTTTATGCGGCATAATCCGGGCTCCAAGTTGGGACGCCACAAGGCGTTGTTGCTCCTGGCGCTCGTGGGCATCGTCGGAGCCCTCTATGTCCTTGCGCCGCTCCCGCTGGCGCAGGCGCCCAGCGGGATAGTGGCGTATAAGGTAGTCGGAAGCGCCAATTTACGGAGACCTGGCACTGAGAGCTTCTGGCAGAATATACCTTGGTACAACGTGACGTTGGTCCCCAATTTGAACCAACAGATGATACCTGTGTTGGCCAACGTCCCCACATCGGGCGCCGTGCCGTATCTGATGGTCAAAGCGGCTTGGAACGGGACCGACATAATCATCCTGCTCAAATGGCCGGACCCCTACGGCCCCAGCTACGCTGGACCTGCATCGATAGCAGGTCCGGGCCACTGGCCTCTAGTGTATAACCCCAACGGACCCCTTAACATGACCTTCCTCCAGCTTTTGACGAGCACATTCCACAAGAAGTACTTCGTTATAAACTCCAGCTACGCTGTTATCAAGGGCTCTCCGAGGCCCATGGAATACGTCCTAGCCTATATGGCTCCGCACTACGGCGTTTACTTCTACGGCTATTACGTAAATCTGACCAGCGGGCACTACTATCCTGACAGAGCGGCTATAATGTGGTACATGGGCTCCCAGCAGAGCCCCAGCGACTGTATGAACATAGGAGGCGGACACCCGAACTTCGCCGTGGGAGGCCAGCTGGGCCAGCTAATGCAGAGCTACCTGGGGAGCAACGTGGAGCCAAACACCGGAGGCTCGTTGAGCTCGGGCGCCGCCGATATATGGGAGTGGATCTCTGGAGCCACGGATCCGAAGGGCGACAACTTCAACTACTTCACTAATGCGACGTGGGACGTGGAGAACGGAATAAGCCAAGCCGCTGCCGAGCAGTTCGCCGCGGCTCCGCACGGATTCTTCATACACTTGTTCGCCAATCAGACGGGCTTGTACGACGTTGGCGACGGCGGCATCTGGTACCCCAACGCCACAGGGCCTGAGCCTGGATACTTCAGCGGCTACACAGGCGCCGTCTACGAGAACGGGTATTGGGTCGTCGAATTTGTGAGATCTCTACAAGCCACTATGCCCGACACAGTGAACTTAGTGCCGGGGCAGACGTACGATGTAGCGTTCGCTGTCTGGGCCGGCAAAGCCGGCGAGACCAGCTGGGATAAATCCATATCGCCCTCCTTTATACCTTTGACTATAGCCACGACGCCTCCTCCGACGACGACCACGACTGCTACCTCCACGACCACCTCCTCTGCAGCTCCGTCGACTACGTCCGCTCCGCCTACGACCACTGCAGTCTCCGGAGTGCCGTGGTCTGTTGTAACTGCGGCGATAGCAGGTATAATAATCGCCGTCATCGCCATCGCGATCGTGTTCGTAGCAGTACATAGAAAAGTACAAACGAAATAGAAATGATTTTTAAAAAAATAAATTATTATTTTTTTATTGTTCTAATTTTTAGTATTCTTTATATTTTACAATATATATTTAGAACTTTTCTGGGACCAATGATGCCCTTCCTTCCAAGCGGCGCCGCCGACGTGGCCCCCTTCCTGTTAGTCGGCACCTTCGCTGTGGCGGGTCTGGCCGTAGCCGCCCCGTGGCTTATATATGAGTCCGATGCCCCCTTGAGGCTTCCAACGTTTGCAATGACCTTGGCCTTGGTCTGGGGCGGCGTACTATTGAGCTTCATATATCCTCGTTATACATTCAACCAGATCTGGGTAGCGCTGAACATGGCCTACGCGGCTCTTGCGGCCGGGCTCGCAGTTTGGGCCGCGGCCAGATTGGGGCGCAGAGGCGTCTATCTGTGGCCCCTCACGGCTCTCGCGACCCTCTCCTCCGCCCTCTATCTGGTCCAAGTGTCGGTGGCATACTTCGGCGTCGCCGTGGGGGCTTGGACTATCTATGTGCCCTACGTCATGTTGTATCTAGCTCTGGCAGGCTTGGCGGGGCTTATGGCCATGGCGCTCGCCGGCCTGAGACCCAACTTGAGGATCGCCGTGGGCTACGCCGCAAGCCTCCTCATCGGGCTGGGCATGGCGATCCCGCTCTACGAGCTCACTGCGTCAAACGCCTTCATGCAACATATAATTGACATGGTCTTCGCCATGGGGCTCGGCGTTGTGACGACCCCCAGCTCGATACCTCTGGCCGCAGTATTTATGGGCCTCTACGTGGCCGCCCTGCTCATGTTGGCCGTGCGCTCTGCGGCAGAGGGGCCGTTCTATGGAGGAGCTGCGCTGGCCGGACTGGTCTACGCCACAAGCTCTTTCACCAACCACTCGATCCCCATATACTTCGCCTCAGTGATAGCGGCCTCCCTCGCGCTAGCGAACCTTGCCGAGTATTAGTCAAAAATATGACACAAAGAATAAAACCTCTATTTTATTACCGAAATAATGCAGAATGGAGCCAGGGAGAAGGCCCTAAATAGGGGGGAGGAGTGCCCGTACCACGCGGCCGCCTTGTGGCTTTTCGTGAGCTCCAAGGGCGCGCCCATCCGTCGGTCCATTATGGCCCTCCTGAGGAAGAGGCCCATGAACGCCAACGAGATAGCTAGCCTCTTGGGCGTGGACTACAGATCGGCAAGACACCATCTTGAAATATTGGAGAAATACGGCTTCGTCAAAAGGTTGAACAACGACTACGGCGCGCCCTATTTTCTGCCCGACGAGGTCTACAAAAACTGGGACAAGCTAGTGGACTTGCTCAAAAGCCACGGAGTCGATATTGAGGGCGACTAGACTCTCTGCGAGGCGCAGGCCGACAGATCTCCGCGGGTCACAGTCTGCCAGAAGGCGCACTCGTACGTCTGTATGGCCCTAGCAATGAACCGGTACCTCCCCCAGTCTAGATAACGTTGGGCGATGACCTCGGCTGCCTCTGTGAGCTGTTCGTAGGGGCCTGCGAACATGTCGAGGAACCTCGTGGACCTAACGCCGAGCTCCCTCGCCTTGGCCGAAAGTATTGCGCAAGCCTCACCCCATACGGGCAGATTCACAGTCATGGCTACGGCCAAGTCGCCCATGCTGCCGTGTAGAGCCAGCCAGGAGAGGAAATGCGTATAAGCTACGGCGAAGGGGCTCAGGCGCGCCCAGTCGAGCTGGACTCCGAGCTCCCCCGCTAGGTCTCTCAGAGCTCCGAGGGCTGTGTAGTCTCCGTCGATCAAGCCTTTGACGAAGGCGTACTCGTCGGGCGCAGAGGCCTTGGCCATCGCGGCCGACAGAGCTTTGAGGTCGTGTGGGACGATGTAGAGCTGATTGACGACGAAGGCCTTGAGCGCCTCTGCGTCGGCCCTCTTGGCCGCCTCCAGCGCCGCCGCGTTCAGAGGCCTCAGCTCCTCCCTCAGAGTCTCGATTACGCGGGCCATGACTCCCCCGAGTGAGCCGCCTCCCAGAACATCAGCTCGTACACTGAGGCGGTTCTGAAGGGCCCGGCGACCTCCTCCAGACGCGGCGAGAGGGACTCCAAGAGCTCTCTGAGCCTCCTCACTAGCGCCTTGTACTCAGAGCTCAGATAGACCGAGGCCCACCTCTTGTACAGCGGGACGGGATTGGAGGCAAGCAGCCCGGCGTGTCTCTCAGCTATGGCCTCGTAGGTCCAAAAACAGGGCAGAAGGGCGGAGAGACACTGGGCGAAGGAGCCGAGGGAGCAGACCGAGGAGAGATAGGACATATATGCGACGTTGGTGGGGTTGGGCCTAGTCCTTATCGCGTCCTCGAGAGTGAGCCCGAGCTCCCTCAAGAGGGACTCGTAGTTGGCCATCTCGCCGGTCAGCTCTCCGTGCGCCAGCTCCAACATAGCCTTCATGGAGGCCACGTCGGGCGCCCTCGCGGCCGCGAGCGCCAGAGCTCGGGCGAAGCCCACCAAGTAGTTGTAGTCCTGGAGGAGGTAGCCTTTGAATTTCTCGAGGGGCAGATCGCCTCTATACAGCGAGACGACGAAGGGGTGCTCCAGTATGGCCCTCCAGACATCCTCGGAGCTCTCCCTAAGTCTCTCCGTCAGAGACATAAAACTTATTGGAAATAGATTATTAAGTTTTGAGTGCTCTGTACAACTCCTCGGGCCTCACAGGGGTGGACCTCAGCCTTATCCTTCTGCCCGAGGCCCTCCTCACAGCGTCTTCAACGGCCCTTATAGTGGCGGCGGCCGCCGATATGGTGGGCGCCTCTCCGACGCCCTTAGTGCCCGTTGGATGCGCCGAGGCGTGGGGGGCCTCTGGGAAGAAGTTCTCGTAGCGCGGCGCCTCGACAGCCTTGGGGATGTGGTAGAAGGCGAAGTTGGGCGTAACGAGATTGCCGTCTTGGTCGTATACAGCCTCCTCGTAGAGCACCTGCGAGATCCCTTGGAGCGCGCCGCCGTGTATCTGCCCCGCTACGAGGAGCGGGTTTACCACAACGCCAATATCGTCGTAGGACTTGAACAACAGAGGTCTGACCAGCCCTGTCTCCGGGTCCAGCTCTACGGCAACGACGGCGACGCCGTAGGGGAACGTGGCCTTGGCCTTGTATACCTCCAGCGCCTCCACTTGGGCCTTGACCTTTCCGCGGTAGACGGCCTCCACAAGATCTCCCAACGATATGCTTTTGTCGCCCGACTTGAAGACTCCGCCTGCGT includes:
- the tenA gene encoding thiaminase II, which translates into the protein MSLTERLRESSEDVWRAILEHPFVVSLYRGDLPLEKFKGYLLQDYNYLVGFARALALAAARAPDVASMKAMLELAHGELTGEMANYESLLRELGLTLEDAIRTRPNPTNVAYMSYLSSVCSLGSFAQCLSALLPCFWTYEAIAERHAGLLASNPVPLYKRWASVYLSSEYKALVRRLRELLESLSPRLEEVAGPFRTASVYELMFWEAAHSGESWPA
- a CDS encoding TenA family transcriptional regulator — its product is MARVIETLREELRPLNAAALEAAKRADAEALKAFVVNQLYIVPHDLKALSAAMAKASAPDEYAFVKGLIDGDYTALGALRDLAGELGVQLDWARLSPFAVAYTHFLSWLALHGSMGDLAVAMTVNLPVWGEACAILSAKARELGVRSTRFLDMFAGPYEQLTEAAEVIAQRYLDWGRYRFIARAIQTYECAFWQTVTRGDLSACASQRV